One Microtus pennsylvanicus isolate mMicPen1 chromosome 3, mMicPen1.hap1, whole genome shotgun sequence DNA window includes the following coding sequences:
- the Nfrkb gene encoding nuclear factor related to kappa-B-binding protein isoform X7 encodes MDSLDHMLTDPLELGPCGDGHGTRIMEDCLLGGTRVSLPEDLLEDPEIFFDVVSLSTWQEVLSDSQREHLQQFLPQFSTDNVEQQNELILALFSGENFRFGNPLHIAQKLFRDGHFNPEVVKYRQLCFKSQYKRYLNSQQQYFHRLLKQILASRSDLLEMARRSGPALPFRHKHHSPSRSPEEREWRTQQRYLKVLREVKEECGDTALSSDEEDLSSWLPSSPARSPSPAVPLRVVPTLSTTDMKTADKIELGDSDLKIMLKKHHEKRKHQPDHPDLLTGDLTLSDIMTRVNAGRKGSLAALYDLAVLKKKVKEKEKKKKIKLIKSEAEDLAEPLSNTEGVPALSQAPSPLAISSIKEEPLEDIKPCLGINELFSSFFSLLLEILLEGQASLPVLEDRVLDWQSSPASSLNSWFSAAPNWAELVLPALQYLAGESRAVPSSFSPFVEFKEKTQQWKLLVQSQDNEKELAALFHLWLETKDQIFCKQENEDSSDAMTPVPRVTDYVVRPSTGEEKRVFQEQERYRYSQPHKAFTFRMHGFESVVGPVKGVFDKETSLNKAREHSLLRSDRPAYVTILSLVRDAAARLPNGEGTRAEICELLKDSQFLAPDVTSTQVNTVVSGALDRLHYEKDPCVKYDIGRKLWIYLHRDRSEEEFERIHQAQAAAAKARKALQQKPKPPSKVKSSNKESSMKGLSGPSEQSQMSLSDSSMPPTPVTPVTPTTPALPTTPISPPPVSAVSKSGSTTVSEPAKSSSGVLLVSSPTMPQLGTMLSPASIQTPPSSQATARVVSHSSSAGLPQVRVVAQPSLPAVSQQSVGPAQTLPQMPAGPQIRVPVTATQTKVVPQAVVATVPVKGQTAAASVQRPGPGQTGLTVTNLPAAVSPVSKPAMSSPGNSAPSASTTAVIQNVTGQNIIKQVSITGQLGVKPQTGSSIPLTATNFRIQGKDVLRLPPSSITTDAKGQTVLRITPDMMATLAKSQVTTVKLTQDLFGTGSGTAGKGISATLHVTSNPVHAADSPAKTPSASVPSSAPAGTTVVKVTPDLKPTETSNSAFRLMPALGVSVADQKGKNTVASSEAKPAATIRIVQGLGVMPPKAGQTITVAAHAKQGASVAGGSGTVHSSTVSLPSINATVSKTVAVASGATSTPISIGTGAPTVRQVPVNTTVVSTSQSGKLPTRITVPLSVISQPMKGKSVVTAPIIKGNLGANLSGLGRNIILTTMPAGTKLIAGNKPVSFLTAQQLQQLQQQGQATQVRIQTVPASHLQQGTASGSSKAVSTVVVTTAPSPKQAPEQQ; translated from the exons ATGGATTCTTTGGATCACATGctgacagatcccctggaactgggtcCCTGTGGAGATGGCCATGGTACACGGATCATGGAAGACTGCCTTTTGGGTGGTACCAGGGTTAGTCTGCCTGAAGACCTTCTGGAGGAT CCTGAGATATTCTTTGATGTCGTCAGCCTCTCTACATGGCAGGAAGTCCTAAGTGATTCTCAGCGTGAACATCTCCAGCagtttctgcctcagttttccacAGACAATGTGGAGCAGCAGAATGAGCTCATCCTTGCCCTGTTCAGTGGGGAGAACTTCCGCTTTGGAAACCCTCTTCATATTGCCCAGAAGCTTTTCCGAG ATGGACACTTTAACCCTGAAGTGGTCAAGTATCGTCAGCTCTGCTTCAAGTCACAGTACAAGCGGTATCTCAACTCCCAACAGCAGTACTTCCATCGGCTGCTGAAACAGATTCTTGCTTCCAGAAGT GATCTATTGGAGATGGCTCGTAGGAGTGGCCCTGCTCTTCCCTTTCGCCACAAGCACCATTCACCATCCCGAAGCCCCGAAGAGCGTGAGTGGCGGACCCAGCAGCGTTACTTGAAGGTCTTGCGGGAAGTGAAGGAGGAATGTGGTGACACTGCCCTGTCCTCTGATGAAGAGG atCTCAGCTCATGGCTTCCAAGCTCTCCAGCACGTTCTCCTAGTCCTGCGGTGCCCCTGAGGGTGGTGCCCACGCTTTCCACTACGGATATGAAAACTGCAG ATAAAATAGAGCTGGGGGACAGTGACCTGAAGATAATGTTAAAGAAGCACCATGAGAAGCGGAAACATCAACCA GATCACCCAGACCTTTTGACAGGGGACCTGACCCTCAGTGACATCATGACTCGAGTAAATGCTGGCAGGAAGGGCTCTCTAGCAG cCTTATATGATTTGGCTGTTCTTAAAAAAAaggtgaaggaaaaagaaaagaagaagaaaataaaattgattaaatCCGAGGCAGAAGATCTGGCTGAGCCTCTAAGCAATACTGAAGGGGTCCCGGCTCTCTCGCAGGCCCCTTCTCCACTGGCAATATCGTCTATCAAGGAAGA GCCCCTGGAAGACATCAAGCCTTGCCTCGGGATCAATGAGCTATTTTCcagttttttctctcttctgttagAAATCTTGCTGGAGGGTCAAGCCAGCCTTCCTGTG cTGGAGGATCGGGTTTTGGACTGGCAGTCTTCTCCAGCCAGCTCCCTCAACAGCTGGTTCTCTGCTGCCCCCAACTGGGCTGAGTTGGTGTTGCCTGCTCTGCAGTATCTTGCCGGAGAAAGCCGAG CGGTTCCTTctagtttctctccatttgttgAATTCAAAGAGAAAACCCAGCAGTGGAAATTGCTTG TTCAATCTCAAGATAATGAAAAGGAATTAGCTGCTCTCTTCCACCTGTGGTTAGAAACCAAAGACCAGATCTTCTGTAAG caggagaatgaagacagcTCAGATGCCATGACACCTGTCCCTCGAGT AACTGACTATGTGGTGCGGCCTAGCACAGGAGAAGAGAAACGGGTGTTTCAAGAGCAG GAGCGTTACAGGTATAGCCAACCTCATAAGGCATTTACCTTTCGCATGCATGGCTTTGAGTCTGTGGTGGGGCCAGTGAAGGGTGTGTTTGACAAGGAGACCTCCCTCAACAAGGCTCGTGAACATTCCCTGCTGCGTTCTGACCGACCTGCCTATGTCACCATTCTGTCTCTTG TTCGGGATGCTGCAGCTCGGCTGCCTAATGGAGAAGGCACTCGAGCAGAGATCTGCGAACTGCTCAAGGACTCTCAGTTTCTTGCTCCAGATGTCACCAGCACTCAG GTGAACACTGTAGTGAGTGGTGCACTGGATCGACTGCATTATGAAAAAGACCCTTGTGTGAAATATGACATTGGACGAAAGCTGTGGATCTACCTGCATCGTGACCGGAGTGAGGAAGAGTTTG aacggATCCATCAAGCTCAAGCAGCAGCAGCTAAAGCCAGAAAAGCTCTTCAGCAAAAACCCAAGCCGCCATCCAAGGTG aagtCCAGTAATAAGGAGAGCTCCATGAAGGGTCTTAGTGGCCCTTCTGAGCAAAGCCAGATGAGCCTCAGTGACTCCAGCATGCCACCTACCCCAGTTACACCTGTAACCCCCACCACGCCAGCATTGCCCACCACCCCCATATCTCCTCCACCTGTATCAGCAGTGAGCAAAAGTGGCTCTACCACTGTCTCTGAGCCAGCTAAGTCAAGTTCAGG tgttcttctggtgtcctcaCCAACAATGCCACAGCTAGGAACGATGCTTtccccagcttccatccagactCCACCCAGTTCTCAGGCTACTGCTCGGGTTGTAAGCCACTCTAGCTCAGCCGGACTGCCCCAGGTTCGGGTGGTAGCCCAGCCCAGCCTTCCTGCTGTTTCCCAGCAGTCAGTAGGGCCAGCACAGACACTACCACAGATGCCAGCAGGACCACAGATTCGTGTGCCAGTCACTGCTACACAAACCAAAGTAGTACCCCAG GCAGTTGTAGCAACTGTTCCAGTCAAGGGGCAAACTGCAGCGGCCTCTGTACAGCGGCCTGGACCTGGGCAGACAGGGCTTACAGTGACAAATCTCCCTGCTGCAGTCAGCCCAGTGAGCAAGCCAGCCATGAGTTCTCCCGGGAACTCTGCTCCAAGTGCCTCCACGACAGCCGTCATTCAGAATGTCACAGGACAGAACATCATCAAGCAG GTATCAATAACTGGGCAGCTTGGCGTGAAGCCCCAGACAGGCAGCAGCATTCCACTCACAGCCACTAACTTCCGTATCCAGGGTAAAGATGTACTGCGCCTGCCACCCTCTTCCATCACCACAGACGCCAAGGGCCAGACGGTTTTGAGAATCACTCCGGACATGATGGCCACATTGGCCAAGTCTCAGGTTACCACAGTCAAATTGACTCAGGACCTCTTTGGGACAGGAAGTGGCACTGCAGGCAAAGGCATCTCCGCTACCTTACACGTCACTTCCAACCCTGTCCATGCAGCAGACAGCCCTGCCAAGACCCCTTCAGCCAGTGTTCCTTCATCAGCTCCAGCAGGTACTACCGTGGTCAAAGTAACTCCTGATCTCAAGCCAACAGAAACCTCGAATTCAGCTTTTCGCTTGATGCCAGCTCTTGGAGTGAGTGTGGCAGATCAGAAGGGAAAGAACACAGTGGCCTCTTCAGAAGCAAAACCTGCTGCCACAATCCGCATTGTGCAGGGTCTGGGAGTGATGCCTCCTAAAGCAGGCCAGACTATTACTGTTGCAGCACATGCAAAGCAAGGAGCCTCTGTCGCTGGTGGGTCTGGAACTGTCCATTCTTCAACGGTGTCCTTGCCCAGTATAAATGCTACTGTGTCTAAGACTGTGGCTGTGGCTTCTGGGGCAACAAGCACCCCTATCAGCATTGGGACTGGAGCCCCCACGGTGCGACAGGTCCCTGTTAACACTACAGTTGTGTCCACATCCCAGTCT
- the Nfrkb gene encoding nuclear factor related to kappa-B-binding protein isoform X8, whose product MDSLDHMLTDPLELGPCGDGHGTRIMEDCLLGGTRVSLPEDLLEDPEIFFDVVSLSTWQEVLSDSQREHLQQFLPQFSTDNVEQQNELILALFSGENFRFGNPLHIAQKLFRDGHFNPEVVKYRQLCFKSQYKRYLNSQQQYFHRLLKQILASRSDLLEMARRSGPALPFRHKHHSPSRSPEEREWRTQQRYLKVLREVKEECGDTALSSDEEDLSSWLPSSPARSPSPAVPLRVVPTLSTTDMKTADKIELGDSDLKIMLKKHHEKRKHQPDHPDLLTGDLTLSDIMTRVNAGRKGSLAALYDLAVLKKKVKEKEKKKKIKLIKSEAEDLAEPLSNTEGVPALSQAPSPLAISSIKEEPLEDIKPCLGINELFSSFFSLLLEILLEGQASLPVLEDRVLDWQSSPASSLNSWFSAAPNWAELVLPALQYLAGESRAVPSSFSPFVEFKEKTQQWKLLVQSQDNEKELAALFHLWLETKDQIFCKENEDSSDAMTPVPRVTDYVVRPSTGEEKRVFQEQERYRYSQPHKAFTFRMHGFESVVGPVKGVFDKETSLNKAREHSLLRSDRPAYVTILSLVRDAAARLPNGEGTRAEICELLKDSQFLAPDVTSTQVNTVVSGALDRLHYEKDPCVKYDIGRKLWIYLHRDRSEEEFERIHQAQAAAAKARKALQQKPKPPSKVKSSNKESSMKGLSGPSEQSQMSLSDSSMPPTPVTPVTPTTPALPTTPISPPPVSAVSKSGSTTVSEPAKSSSGVLLVSSPTMPQLGTMLSPASIQTPPSSQATARVVSHSSSAGLPQVRVVAQPSLPAVSQQSVGPAQTLPQMPAGPQIRVPVTATQTKVVPQAVVATVPVKGQTAAASVQRPGPGQTGLTVTNLPAAVSPVSKPAMSSPGNSAPSASTTAVIQNVTGQNIIKQVSITGQLGVKPQTGSSIPLTATNFRIQGKDVLRLPPSSITTDAKGQTVLRITPDMMATLAKSQVTTVKLTQDLFGTGSGTAGKGISATLHVTSNPVHAADSPAKTPSASVPSSAPAGTTVVKVTPDLKPTETSNSAFRLMPALGVSVADQKGKNTVASSEAKPAATIRIVQGLGVMPPKAGQTITVAAHAKQGASVAGGSGTVHSSTVSLPSINATVSKTVAVASGATSTPISIGTGAPTVRQVPVNTTVVSTSQSGKLPTRITVPLSVISQPMKGKSVVTAPIIKGNLGANLSGLGRNIILTTMPAGTKLIAGNKPVSFLTAQQLQQLQQQGQATQVRIQTVPASHLQQGTASGSSKAVSTVVVTTAPSPKQAPEQQ is encoded by the exons ATGGATTCTTTGGATCACATGctgacagatcccctggaactgggtcCCTGTGGAGATGGCCATGGTACACGGATCATGGAAGACTGCCTTTTGGGTGGTACCAGGGTTAGTCTGCCTGAAGACCTTCTGGAGGAT CCTGAGATATTCTTTGATGTCGTCAGCCTCTCTACATGGCAGGAAGTCCTAAGTGATTCTCAGCGTGAACATCTCCAGCagtttctgcctcagttttccacAGACAATGTGGAGCAGCAGAATGAGCTCATCCTTGCCCTGTTCAGTGGGGAGAACTTCCGCTTTGGAAACCCTCTTCATATTGCCCAGAAGCTTTTCCGAG ATGGACACTTTAACCCTGAAGTGGTCAAGTATCGTCAGCTCTGCTTCAAGTCACAGTACAAGCGGTATCTCAACTCCCAACAGCAGTACTTCCATCGGCTGCTGAAACAGATTCTTGCTTCCAGAAGT GATCTATTGGAGATGGCTCGTAGGAGTGGCCCTGCTCTTCCCTTTCGCCACAAGCACCATTCACCATCCCGAAGCCCCGAAGAGCGTGAGTGGCGGACCCAGCAGCGTTACTTGAAGGTCTTGCGGGAAGTGAAGGAGGAATGTGGTGACACTGCCCTGTCCTCTGATGAAGAGG atCTCAGCTCATGGCTTCCAAGCTCTCCAGCACGTTCTCCTAGTCCTGCGGTGCCCCTGAGGGTGGTGCCCACGCTTTCCACTACGGATATGAAAACTGCAG ATAAAATAGAGCTGGGGGACAGTGACCTGAAGATAATGTTAAAGAAGCACCATGAGAAGCGGAAACATCAACCA GATCACCCAGACCTTTTGACAGGGGACCTGACCCTCAGTGACATCATGACTCGAGTAAATGCTGGCAGGAAGGGCTCTCTAGCAG cCTTATATGATTTGGCTGTTCTTAAAAAAAaggtgaaggaaaaagaaaagaagaagaaaataaaattgattaaatCCGAGGCAGAAGATCTGGCTGAGCCTCTAAGCAATACTGAAGGGGTCCCGGCTCTCTCGCAGGCCCCTTCTCCACTGGCAATATCGTCTATCAAGGAAGA GCCCCTGGAAGACATCAAGCCTTGCCTCGGGATCAATGAGCTATTTTCcagttttttctctcttctgttagAAATCTTGCTGGAGGGTCAAGCCAGCCTTCCTGTG cTGGAGGATCGGGTTTTGGACTGGCAGTCTTCTCCAGCCAGCTCCCTCAACAGCTGGTTCTCTGCTGCCCCCAACTGGGCTGAGTTGGTGTTGCCTGCTCTGCAGTATCTTGCCGGAGAAAGCCGAG CGGTTCCTTctagtttctctccatttgttgAATTCAAAGAGAAAACCCAGCAGTGGAAATTGCTTG TTCAATCTCAAGATAATGAAAAGGAATTAGCTGCTCTCTTCCACCTGTGGTTAGAAACCAAAGACCAGATCTTCTGTAAG gagaatgaagacagcTCAGATGCCATGACACCTGTCCCTCGAGT AACTGACTATGTGGTGCGGCCTAGCACAGGAGAAGAGAAACGGGTGTTTCAAGAGCAG GAGCGTTACAGGTATAGCCAACCTCATAAGGCATTTACCTTTCGCATGCATGGCTTTGAGTCTGTGGTGGGGCCAGTGAAGGGTGTGTTTGACAAGGAGACCTCCCTCAACAAGGCTCGTGAACATTCCCTGCTGCGTTCTGACCGACCTGCCTATGTCACCATTCTGTCTCTTG TTCGGGATGCTGCAGCTCGGCTGCCTAATGGAGAAGGCACTCGAGCAGAGATCTGCGAACTGCTCAAGGACTCTCAGTTTCTTGCTCCAGATGTCACCAGCACTCAG GTGAACACTGTAGTGAGTGGTGCACTGGATCGACTGCATTATGAAAAAGACCCTTGTGTGAAATATGACATTGGACGAAAGCTGTGGATCTACCTGCATCGTGACCGGAGTGAGGAAGAGTTTG aacggATCCATCAAGCTCAAGCAGCAGCAGCTAAAGCCAGAAAAGCTCTTCAGCAAAAACCCAAGCCGCCATCCAAGGTG aagtCCAGTAATAAGGAGAGCTCCATGAAGGGTCTTAGTGGCCCTTCTGAGCAAAGCCAGATGAGCCTCAGTGACTCCAGCATGCCACCTACCCCAGTTACACCTGTAACCCCCACCACGCCAGCATTGCCCACCACCCCCATATCTCCTCCACCTGTATCAGCAGTGAGCAAAAGTGGCTCTACCACTGTCTCTGAGCCAGCTAAGTCAAGTTCAGG tgttcttctggtgtcctcaCCAACAATGCCACAGCTAGGAACGATGCTTtccccagcttccatccagactCCACCCAGTTCTCAGGCTACTGCTCGGGTTGTAAGCCACTCTAGCTCAGCCGGACTGCCCCAGGTTCGGGTGGTAGCCCAGCCCAGCCTTCCTGCTGTTTCCCAGCAGTCAGTAGGGCCAGCACAGACACTACCACAGATGCCAGCAGGACCACAGATTCGTGTGCCAGTCACTGCTACACAAACCAAAGTAGTACCCCAG GCAGTTGTAGCAACTGTTCCAGTCAAGGGGCAAACTGCAGCGGCCTCTGTACAGCGGCCTGGACCTGGGCAGACAGGGCTTACAGTGACAAATCTCCCTGCTGCAGTCAGCCCAGTGAGCAAGCCAGCCATGAGTTCTCCCGGGAACTCTGCTCCAAGTGCCTCCACGACAGCCGTCATTCAGAATGTCACAGGACAGAACATCATCAAGCAG GTATCAATAACTGGGCAGCTTGGCGTGAAGCCCCAGACAGGCAGCAGCATTCCACTCACAGCCACTAACTTCCGTATCCAGGGTAAAGATGTACTGCGCCTGCCACCCTCTTCCATCACCACAGACGCCAAGGGCCAGACGGTTTTGAGAATCACTCCGGACATGATGGCCACATTGGCCAAGTCTCAGGTTACCACAGTCAAATTGACTCAGGACCTCTTTGGGACAGGAAGTGGCACTGCAGGCAAAGGCATCTCCGCTACCTTACACGTCACTTCCAACCCTGTCCATGCAGCAGACAGCCCTGCCAAGACCCCTTCAGCCAGTGTTCCTTCATCAGCTCCAGCAGGTACTACCGTGGTCAAAGTAACTCCTGATCTCAAGCCAACAGAAACCTCGAATTCAGCTTTTCGCTTGATGCCAGCTCTTGGAGTGAGTGTGGCAGATCAGAAGGGAAAGAACACAGTGGCCTCTTCAGAAGCAAAACCTGCTGCCACAATCCGCATTGTGCAGGGTCTGGGAGTGATGCCTCCTAAAGCAGGCCAGACTATTACTGTTGCAGCACATGCAAAGCAAGGAGCCTCTGTCGCTGGTGGGTCTGGAACTGTCCATTCTTCAACGGTGTCCTTGCCCAGTATAAATGCTACTGTGTCTAAGACTGTGGCTGTGGCTTCTGGGGCAACAAGCACCCCTATCAGCATTGGGACTGGAGCCCCCACGGTGCGACAGGTCCCTGTTAACACTACAGTTGTGTCCACATCCCAGTCT